The following proteins come from a genomic window of Ictalurus furcatus strain D&B chromosome 14, Billie_1.0, whole genome shotgun sequence:
- the lingo1a gene encoding leucine-rich repeat and immunoglobulin-like domain-containing nogo receptor-interacting protein 1 isoform X2, whose translation MVAVDVSGHSYLVACWQPILILMLATVLSGSTTGCPSRCECNAQDRAVVCHRKKLMSVPEGIPSETRYLDLSKNRIKTINPEEFSGFPNLEELELNENTISTIEPGAFNNLYGLRTLGLRSNKLKLIQLGVFKGLSNLTRLDISENKIVILLDYVFQDLYNLRSLEVGDNDLVFISHRAFHGLNSLEHLTLEKCNLTSVPTEAFTHLHSLNTLCLRNVNINSIRDYSFKRLSRLKVLEIANWPYLDTMTTNCLYGLNLTSLTITNANLTSIPYVALRHLVYLRFLNMSYNPIVIIEGNKLHDLLRLQEFHLVGGRLAIIEPYSFRGLNYLKILNVSGNALNTLEESAFHSVGNLETLVLYDNPLACDCRLLWVFRRRWRLNFNRQQPTCTSPEFVQGKEFKDFPDILQPNYFTCRKSRIRERKAQQTYVDEGTTVHFACQADGDPAPVIMWLSPQKQFITPKTIGRLTMFPDGTLEVRYAQIQDNGTYVCIASNAGGNDTAVAHLHVHSYSPDWPNQPNKTFAFISNQPSDSGPNGTKATVPFPFDIKTLIIATTMGFISFLGVVLFCLVLLFLWSRGKGNTKHNIEIEYVPRKSDAGLSSGAADAPRKFNMKMI comes from the coding sequence ATGGTGGCAGTGGACGTAAGTGGGCACAGCTACCTGGTGGCGTGCTGGCAGCCCATCCTAATTCTAATGCTTGCTACTGTGCTGTCCGGCTCTACCACAGGCTGCCCATCCCGTTGCGAGTGCAATGCCCAGGATCGTGCTGTTGTGTGCCACCGGAAAAAGTTGATGTCAGTTCCTGAGGGTATTCCATCTGAGACAAGATACCTAGACCTCAGTAAGAACCGCATTAAAACAATTAACCCAGAGGAATTCTCTGGGTTTCCCAACTTGGAGGAGCTAGAATTGAATGAAAACACCATATCCACCATTGAACCTGGGGCCTTTAACAACCTGTATGGCCTTCGGACTCTTGGGCTGCGCAGCAACAAGCTTAAACTTATTCAGCTGGGTGTATTCAAAGGCCTCAGTAACCTTACCAGGCTTGATATCAGTGAGAATAAAATAGTTATCCTGCTAGACTATGTGTTCCAGGATCTCTATAATCTACGCTCTCTGGAAGTGGGTGATAATGACCTGGTGTTTATATCCCACCGAGCATTCCATGGCCTCAACAGCCTGGAACACCTGACACTGGAAAAGTGCAACCTGACCTCTGTTCCCACAGAGGCCTTTACTCATTTGCACAGCCTCAACACTTTGTGTCTGCGCAATGTCAACATTAACAGCATCAGAGATTATTCTTTCAAACGCCTCTCTCGTCTCAAAGTTCTGGAGATTGCTAATTGGCCATACCTGGACACAATGACTACTAACTGCTTGTACGGTTTGAATCTTACATCCTTAACGATCACCAATGCAAATTTAACCTCGATCCCATATGTGGCACTCCGCCACCTGGTTTACCTACGATTCTTAAATATGTCTTACAACCCCATTGTAATCATTGAAGGGAACAAGCTACATGACCTGCTCAGACTGCAGGAGTTTCATCTAGTTGGTGGTAGACTGGCTATAATAGAGCCATATTCATTTAGAGGACTCAACTATCTAAAGATCTTGAATGTGTCAGGGAATGCTCTAAATACCTTGGAAGAATCAGCTTTCCACTCAGTGGGAAACCTGGAGACACTGGTGCTATATGACAACCCTCTGGCATGTGACTGTAGGCTTCTCTGGGTATTCCGTCGCAGGTGGAGGCTCAACTTCAACCGCCAGCAGCCCACATGCACCTCACCTGAGTTCGTCCAGGGAAAAGAGTTCAAAGATTTCCCTGATATCTTGCAGCCTAATTACTTCACCTGCCGCAAATCAAGAATCCGGGAGCGCAAAGCACAGCAGACGTATGTGGACGAGGGAACAACTGTGCATTTTGCATGCCAGGCAGATGGAGATCCAGCCCCAGTTATCATGTGGCTTTCCCCACAAAAGCAGTTCATTACCCCAAAAACGATAGGAAGACTTACCATGTTTCCCGATGGTACTTTAGAGGTGCGCTACGCTCAGATCCAAGACAATGGGACATATGTGTGTATTGCAAGTAATGCAGGTGGAAACGACACTGCTGTTGCTCACCTTCATGTCCACAGCTACTCTCCTGACTGGCCCAACCAGCCCAACAAaacctttgctttcatttcTAACCAGCCCAGCGACAGCGGTCCCAATGGGACAAAAGCTACTGTTCCTTTCCCCTTTGACATCAAGACTCTTATCATTGCCACCACCATGGGATTCATCTCTTTCCTTGGAGTGGTATTATTCTGTTTGGTATTGCTGTTTCTGTGGAGCCGGGGTAAAGGTAACACTAAACACAACATCGAGATTGAGTATGTACCACGTAAATCAGATGCAGGACTAAGCAGTGGTGCTGCTGATGCACCTCGCaaatttaatatgaaaatgatTTAA
- the lingo1a gene encoding leucine-rich repeat and immunoglobulin-like domain-containing nogo receptor-interacting protein 1 isoform X1, giving the protein MVTGRMVAVDVSGHSYLVACWQPILILMLATVLSGSTTGCPSRCECNAQDRAVVCHRKKLMSVPEGIPSETRYLDLSKNRIKTINPEEFSGFPNLEELELNENTISTIEPGAFNNLYGLRTLGLRSNKLKLIQLGVFKGLSNLTRLDISENKIVILLDYVFQDLYNLRSLEVGDNDLVFISHRAFHGLNSLEHLTLEKCNLTSVPTEAFTHLHSLNTLCLRNVNINSIRDYSFKRLSRLKVLEIANWPYLDTMTTNCLYGLNLTSLTITNANLTSIPYVALRHLVYLRFLNMSYNPIVIIEGNKLHDLLRLQEFHLVGGRLAIIEPYSFRGLNYLKILNVSGNALNTLEESAFHSVGNLETLVLYDNPLACDCRLLWVFRRRWRLNFNRQQPTCTSPEFVQGKEFKDFPDILQPNYFTCRKSRIRERKAQQTYVDEGTTVHFACQADGDPAPVIMWLSPQKQFITPKTIGRLTMFPDGTLEVRYAQIQDNGTYVCIASNAGGNDTAVAHLHVHSYSPDWPNQPNKTFAFISNQPSDSGPNGTKATVPFPFDIKTLIIATTMGFISFLGVVLFCLVLLFLWSRGKGNTKHNIEIEYVPRKSDAGLSSGAADAPRKFNMKMI; this is encoded by the exons ATG GTAACTGGTAGGATGGTGGCAGTGGACGTAAGTGGGCACAGCTACCTGGTGGCGTGCTGGCAGCCCATCCTAATTCTAATGCTTGCTACTGTGCTGTCCGGCTCTACCACAGGCTGCCCATCCCGTTGCGAGTGCAATGCCCAGGATCGTGCTGTTGTGTGCCACCGGAAAAAGTTGATGTCAGTTCCTGAGGGTATTCCATCTGAGACAAGATACCTAGACCTCAGTAAGAACCGCATTAAAACAATTAACCCAGAGGAATTCTCTGGGTTTCCCAACTTGGAGGAGCTAGAATTGAATGAAAACACCATATCCACCATTGAACCTGGGGCCTTTAACAACCTGTATGGCCTTCGGACTCTTGGGCTGCGCAGCAACAAGCTTAAACTTATTCAGCTGGGTGTATTCAAAGGCCTCAGTAACCTTACCAGGCTTGATATCAGTGAGAATAAAATAGTTATCCTGCTAGACTATGTGTTCCAGGATCTCTATAATCTACGCTCTCTGGAAGTGGGTGATAATGACCTGGTGTTTATATCCCACCGAGCATTCCATGGCCTCAACAGCCTGGAACACCTGACACTGGAAAAGTGCAACCTGACCTCTGTTCCCACAGAGGCCTTTACTCATTTGCACAGCCTCAACACTTTGTGTCTGCGCAATGTCAACATTAACAGCATCAGAGATTATTCTTTCAAACGCCTCTCTCGTCTCAAAGTTCTGGAGATTGCTAATTGGCCATACCTGGACACAATGACTACTAACTGCTTGTACGGTTTGAATCTTACATCCTTAACGATCACCAATGCAAATTTAACCTCGATCCCATATGTGGCACTCCGCCACCTGGTTTACCTACGATTCTTAAATATGTCTTACAACCCCATTGTAATCATTGAAGGGAACAAGCTACATGACCTGCTCAGACTGCAGGAGTTTCATCTAGTTGGTGGTAGACTGGCTATAATAGAGCCATATTCATTTAGAGGACTCAACTATCTAAAGATCTTGAATGTGTCAGGGAATGCTCTAAATACCTTGGAAGAATCAGCTTTCCACTCAGTGGGAAACCTGGAGACACTGGTGCTATATGACAACCCTCTGGCATGTGACTGTAGGCTTCTCTGGGTATTCCGTCGCAGGTGGAGGCTCAACTTCAACCGCCAGCAGCCCACATGCACCTCACCTGAGTTCGTCCAGGGAAAAGAGTTCAAAGATTTCCCTGATATCTTGCAGCCTAATTACTTCACCTGCCGCAAATCAAGAATCCGGGAGCGCAAAGCACAGCAGACGTATGTGGACGAGGGAACAACTGTGCATTTTGCATGCCAGGCAGATGGAGATCCAGCCCCAGTTATCATGTGGCTTTCCCCACAAAAGCAGTTCATTACCCCAAAAACGATAGGAAGACTTACCATGTTTCCCGATGGTACTTTAGAGGTGCGCTACGCTCAGATCCAAGACAATGGGACATATGTGTGTATTGCAAGTAATGCAGGTGGAAACGACACTGCTGTTGCTCACCTTCATGTCCACAGCTACTCTCCTGACTGGCCCAACCAGCCCAACAAaacctttgctttcatttcTAACCAGCCCAGCGACAGCGGTCCCAATGGGACAAAAGCTACTGTTCCTTTCCCCTTTGACATCAAGACTCTTATCATTGCCACCACCATGGGATTCATCTCTTTCCTTGGAGTGGTATTATTCTGTTTGGTATTGCTGTTTCTGTGGAGCCGGGGTAAAGGTAACACTAAACACAACATCGAGATTGAGTATGTACCACGTAAATCAGATGCAGGACTAAGCAGTGGTGCTGCTGATGCACCTCGCaaatttaatatgaaaatgatTTAA